In the genome of Nicoliella spurrieriana, the window ACGGATAGGGACCGAACTGTCTCACGACGTTCTGAACCCAGCTCGCGTACCGCTTTAATGGGCGAACAGCCCAACCCTTGGGACCAACTACAGCCCCAGGATGCGATGAGCCGACATCGAGGTGCCAAACCTCCCCGTCGATGTGAACTCTTGGGGGAGATAAGCCTGTTATCCCCAGGGTAGCTTTTATCCGTTGAGCGATGGCCCTTCCATACGGTACCACCGGATCACTAAGCCCGACTTTCGTCCCTGCTCGACCTGTAGGTCTCGCAGTCAAGCTCCCTTCTGCCTTTACACTCGTCGAATGATTTCCAACCATTCTGAGGGAACCTTTGGGCGCCTCCGTTACTGTTTGGGAGGCGACCGCCCCAGTCAAACTGCCAACCAGACACTGTCTCCCACCACGATTAGTGGTGCGGGTTAGAGTGTTCATACAGCGAGGGTAGTATCCCACCAATGCCTCCATCGAGACTAGCGTCCCGACTTCTATGGCTCCTACCTATCCTGTACAAGCTATACAAACACCCAATATCAAGTTACAGTAAAGCTCCATGGGGTCTTTCCGTCCTGTCGCGGGTAACCTGCTTCTTCACAGGTATCTCAATTTCACCGAGTCTCTCGTTGAGACAGTGCTCAGATCGTTACGCCTTTCGTGCGGGTCGGAACTTACCCGACAAGGAATTTCGCTACCTTAGGACCGTTATAGTTACGGCCGCCGTTTACTGGGGCTTCGTTTCTGGGCTTCGCCGAAGCTAACTCATCCACTTAACCTTCCAGCACCGGGCAGGCGTCAGCCCCTATACTTCATCTTACGATTTTGCAGAAACCTGTGTTTTTGATAAACAGTCGCCTGAGCTTTTTCACTGCGGCTGCACATAGTGCAGCACCCCTTCTCCCGAAGTTACGGGGTCATTTTGCCGAGTTCCTTAACGAGAGTTCACTCGCTCACCTTAGGATACTCTCCTCGACTACCTGTGTCGGTTTGCGGTACGGGTAGTTAACTACTAACTAGAAACTTTTCTCGGTAGTGTGACGTCAACGACTTCCCTACTAAATTTCGGTCCTCATCACACCTTGTCAACCCGGGATTAAGCATTTGACTCAACCCCTGACTTAGTGCTTGAACATTCATATCCAACAGAATGCTTCGTTTAGCCTCCTACGTCCTTCCATCGGTCAAACATAGTTAACTAGTACAGGAATCTCAACCTGTTATCCATCGCCTACGCCTCTCGGCCTCGGCTTAGGTCCCGACTAACCCTGGGAGGACGAGCCTTCCCCAGGAAACCTTAGTCATATGGTGGATCAGATTCTCACTGATCTTTCGCTACTCATACCGGCATTCTCACTTCTAAGCGCTCCACCAGTCCTTACGGTCTGACTTCATTGCCCTTAGAACGCTCTCCTATCACGTAACAAAGTTACGTCCACAATCTCGGTAATATGCTTAGCCCCGGTAAATTTTCGGCGCAGGATCACTCGACTAGTGAGCTATTACGCACTCTTTAAATGGTGGCTGCTTCTGAGCCAACATCCTAGTTGTCTATGCAACTCCACATCCTTTTCCACTCAGCATATATTTAGGGACCTTAATTGGTGGTCTGGGCTGTTCCCCTTTCGACGGTGGATCTTATCACTCATCGTCTGACTCCTGGATATAAATCAATGGCATTCGGAGTTTATCTGAATTCAGTAACCCAAGACGGGCCCCTCATCCAAACAGTGCTCTACCTCCATGATTCTAAACTCCAAGGCTAACCCTAAAGCTATTTCGGAGAGAACCAGCTATCTCCAAGTTCGTTTGGAATTTCACCGCTACCCACACCTCATCCCAGCACTTTTCAACGTACACGGGTTCGGCCCTCCGGTGTGTTTTACCACACTTTCAGCCTGGACATGGGTAGATCACCTGGTTTCGGGTCTATCACAACATACTCGAACGCCCTATTCAGACTCGCTTTCGCTACGGCTCCGACTTTTCATCTTAACCTTGCATGTTATCATAACTCGCCGGTTCATTCTGCAAGAGGCACGCTATCACCCATTAACGGGCTCTAACTGCTTGTAGGCACATGGTTTCAGGAACTATTTCACTCCCCTTCCGGGGTGCTTTTCACCTTTCCCTCACGGTACTGGTTCACTATCGGTCACTAGGGAGTATTTAGCCTTGGGAGATGGTCCTCCCGGATTCCGGCAATGTTTCACGTGTATTGCCGTACTCAGGATCCTGAACTGAGGGAATTAGATTTCGTCTACAGGGCTATCACCTTGTGTCGCAGAACTTCCCAGATCTTTCGACTATCTAATTCTTTGGTAACTCAAATGTTCAGTCCTACAACCCCACCGAGTAAACTCGATGGTTTGGGCTGTTCCCCGTTCGCTCGCCGCTACTGAGGGAATCGAATTTTCTTTCTCTTCCTGTGGGTACTTAGATGTTTCAGTTCCCCACGTCTGCCTCTTGATGAGTATGAATTCGTCATCAAGTAATAATCGATCAAGATTATTGGGTTTCCCCATTCGGAAATCTCCGGATCAAAGCTTACGTACAGCTCCCCGAAGCATATCGGCGTTAGTCCCGTCCTTCATCGGCTCCTAGTACCAAGGCATCCACCATGCGCCCTTAATAACTTAACCTATTACCACGAAGTGGTATTTGGTTAATTGAGTAAATACGAATAAACTATTTAAAAAACTCAAAATAACGCGGTGTTCTCGGTTGAAATTGTATTTAATACAATTCAATAATTTGGAAAAATTAAAATATTATCTAGTTTTCAAAGAACCAAGTTTGAGAGTAGACCTCTCAAAACTAAACAAAACTATGACTGTGCAAGGTTCCGAATTATTCCTTAGAAAGGAGGTGATCCAGCCGCAGGTTCTCCTACGGCTACCTTGTTACGACTTCACCCTAATCATCAGTCCTACCTTAGGCGGCTTGCTCCTCAAAAGAGGTTACTGCACCGACTTTGGGTATTACTAACTCTCATGGTGTGACGGGCGGTGTGTACAAGACCCGGGAACGTATTCACCGTGGCATGCTGATCCACGATTACTAGTGATTCCAACTTCATGCAGGCGAGTTGCAGCCTGCAATCCGAACTGAGAACGGCTTTAAGAGATTAGCTTGACCTCGCGGTTTCGCGACTCGTTGTACCGTCCATTGTAGCACGTGTGTAGCCCAGGCCATAAGGGGCATGATGATTTGACGTCGTCCCCACCTTCCTCCGGTTTGTCACCGGCAGTCTCACTAGAGTGCCCAACTAAATGCTGGCAACTAATAATAGGGGTTGCGCTCGTTGCGGGACTTAACCCAACATCTCACGACACGAGCTGACGACAACCATGCACCACCTGTCATCCTGTCCCCGAAGGGAACGGCTAATCTCTTAGCTTTGCAGGAGATGTCAAGGCCTGGTAAGGTTCTTCGCGTAGCATCGAATTAAACCACATGCTCCACCACTTGTGCGGGTCCCCGTCAATTCCTTTGAGTTTCAACCTTGCGGTCGTACTCCCCAGGCGGAATGCTTAATGCGTTAGCTGCGGCACTAAAGGGCGGAAACCCTCTAACACCTAGCATTCATCGTTTACGGCATGGACTACCAGGGTATCTAATCCTGTTTGCTACCCATGCTTTCGAGCCTCAGCGTCAGTTACAGACCAGACAGCCGCCTTCGCCACTGGTGTTCTTCCATATATCTACGCATTTCACCGCTACACATGGAGTTCCACTGTCCTCTTCTGCACTCAAGTTTCCCAGTTTCCGATGCACTTCTTCGGTTAAGCCGAAGGCTTTCACATCAGACTTAAGAAACCGCCTGCGCTCGCTTTACGCCCAATAAATCCGGACAACGTTTGCCACCTACGTATTACCGCGGCTGCTGGCACGTAGTTAGCCGTGACTTTCTGGTTAAATACCGTCACGATGTGATCATTTCCTATCACACCCGTTCTTCTTTAACAACAGAGTTTTACGAGCCGAAACCCTTCTTCACTCACGCGGCGTTGCTCCATCAGACTTGCGTCCATTGTGGAAGATTCCCTACTGCTGCCTCCCGTAGGAGTATGGGCCGTGTCTCAGTCCCATTGTGGCCGATTACCCTCTCAGGTCGGCTACGTATCATTGCCTTGGTAGGCCATTACCCCACCAACTAGCTAATACGCCGCAGGTCCATCCTAAAGTGATGCAAACGCATCTTTTAAACAAAAGCCATGCGGCTTTTGTTGTTATGCGGTATTAGCACTTGTTTCCAAATGTTATCCCCCGCTTTAGGGCAAGTTACCTACGTGTTACTCACCAGTTCGCCACTCACTTCGATGTTAAGTCAAGTTAATGCAAGCATCAACTATCATTAACGGAAGTTCGTTCGACTTGCATGTATTAGGCACGCCGCCAACGTTCGTCCTGAGCCAGGATCAAACTCTCATCTTATGATGAAAAGCTTAACGTTAGCTCTTCTTAATTTTGTTACTTTAAAGCGAATTGACTTCGCATAAGTTTTTTGTACTTCATATTAAATATGAAGTTCCTTACACAGTTTTGTCATAATTTTGTTCAGTTTTCAAAGATCTACTTTGCTGTGTCGCTCTTAACGACAACTATTTAATAATATCAAATTGTTAACTCAATGTCAACATTTATTTGAAATTATTTTTTGTTGGTTATTGATAAGCGCTTTGCAGCGCTGCTCAATTGACAACGTTTTATATAATATCAATTATCAAAATGTAAGTCAATACATTTGATAAACTTTTTTGCAATTTATTTTTAAAATGAAGTTAGCTAACGTGGAATTAATTTTTTCCAAACTTAGCTTTTATTTCATTATCCCATTATTTAAATATTGTATACTAAAAACAATCAATACAAAACCAAAGGAGCATTTAAAATGGAAGAAGTTGTAATCGTTAGTGCCGTTAGAACCCCCATCGGAAAATTTGGTGGCGCACTTAGCAACCATTCATCAGTTGAATTGGGTACGATCGTCACTAAGGAGGCCATTAAAAGAGCTGCCCTTTCCCCAGCTCAAATCGATCAGGTAATTTTTGGAAACGTTCTTTCTGCAGGTGCGGGGCAAAATATCGCACGTCAAATTCAAATTCAATCCGACATTCCAGAAAGTAAAACTGCATTTACTGTAAACCAAGTTTGCGGATCAGGCCTCAGAGCGGTGCGGTCCGGACAAGCAGCGATTGCAGTTGGTGATGCTGAAATCGTAGTGGTCGGTGGAACCGAAAGTATGTCAAACGCCCCGTTTTTAAATCATGATATGCGCTTTGGTCATAAAATGGGCGCAGTTAATATAGAGGATTCAATCCAAAAGGATGCATTAACCGATGCGTTTTCTGGTGCGCCAATGGGGTTAACAGCTGAAAAAGTCGCTGAACAATTCAACATTACTAGACAGCAACAAGATGAATTTGCCTTTCAATCATATCAAAAGGCAATTACTGCTCAGGACAATGGGACCTTTAATGATGAAATCATCCCAATCGACCTCCCAAACGGGACTCAAATCAATAGTGATGAAAGCGTCCGCAGGGATACGAACCTAGCTAAGTTAGCAAGGTTAAAGCCCGCTTTCAAAGCTGAAGGTAGCGTTACGGCAGGGAATGCAGCGAGTTTAAATGACGGGGCCTCCGCACTAGTCCTCATGACGAAACAAAAAGCACTCGAGCTAGGGATTCATCCCCTAGCTACCATTAATGGTTATAAGGAGACTGGTATCGACCCATCCATCATGGGGTATGCACCATACTACGCCATTAAGGAATTAGCAAAAAGCCAAGGGATTTCCGTAAACGCCTTCGAACAAGTTGAATTAAACGAGGCGTTCGCAGCTCAAGCACTTGCAGTCATTAATCAATTAGGAATCCATCGCGAACGCGTCAACGCTACTGGGGGTGCCATTGCACTTGGTCATCCCCTCGGTGATTCAGGTTCACGGATCATCGTTACCCTAATCAATAACCTTAAACGAAATCACCAACACCGGGGATTAGCCAGTCTTTGTATTGGTGGTGGCATGGGAATGGCCATCGATATTTCTGTTTAAAAATCAAAAGCCGCTGAGGACTGACTCGGTGGTTTTTTAACCGGCTACTTTCTGTTAAGAAGGTGGTCACCATGTTAAAATTAAGTTAGTCAAATTTAACTCAATTAGCGAGGTGAGCAATTTAATGCCAGTCAACATCAATTTTTCAGCAATTATTGTAATGGGTGCCCAAAACATTTACGTTCAGGTGATTGATTTAACACATGCCAAGGTCGTCGAAGACACTCGTTATGATATTGATCTCGGTGAAGATGTCTTTTCCGAGCGCGTTGTGCATAGCGATACCGTTAATGAAATCGCAACGGCATTGAATGTTATCAAAGATTTACTCAATGAATATCACGTCAGTAATTATCAATTCTATGCGACACATGCATTTCATGAAGCTAAAAATTCAGAGTTCGTTAGGGAACAGCTTGAAGAACGAAGCCACTTCAATATTAAGTGGATTAGCCAAAGTCAAGAGGCCCTCTATCGTAACCTAGCTACCAATACCTACCTAAAAGATTTTGATAAAATTACCCAGAAAAACACCCTTTTAATTGATATCAGTTCCGGAAGTGTAGAATTAATTGCATACCGTGATGGTAAATTTACCACATCCAGGACCCTTAAACTGGGCCCGTTACGTGTCTACGAGGCAATGCGCGAAATTAAGGAATCAGAGCCAAATTACTTCGCAATTCTTCGTGACTATGTTGATAGTCGGTTGATTGATTTTATCAGGCACTTCCCAGATATTAAACGAACTGATAACGTCATTTTGATGGGGTCATCAGTTGCAATCATCAAACCGTTAATCAGTGACCTTCATAAGACGCTTAGATTCTCTAATAAAGAGTTTAATGAATTATATAATGAAGTTAAAGCTAGTAATGATCAGATGTTAGTGCAAAAATACGATGTGGATGAGGACGACGTTCCACAGATTCTTCCATTTATGACCCTCCTCCACGAATTATTTAAAATTTTCCATCCCAAACGCCTTTGGGTATCAGATTTAAAATTCATTAACGGATTGACATACGATTTACTTTCTAAAACTAGCGGTAACGGCAAAAGTCACATTTTAAGACAACAAATTCTTATTTCTGCCCATAATTTAGCAAATCAATACCAAGTCGAACCACGCCATCAACAATTTGTTGAAAAGTTCGTTCTTCAACTATTCGATGAGTTAAAACCACTACACGGCCTCAACGAACGGGACCGTTTATTGATCGAAATTGCAGCTATTGTTGATGACGTAGGTTCATTTATCAATAACCATAACCACTACGTTCATTCAGAATACATCGTCAAAAATTCTGAAATTATTGGGCTTTCTGAATCAGAGCTCAATATGGTGGCTGCCATTTCAAGATACCACAGCCATAAGGCCACTTCATCGGCCCTTAAGCACCTTGAAAATATGAACATCGACCGACGGATGCGAATTATGAAATTATCTGCGATTTTAAGGATTGCGGATGCACTAGATGCCAGCCGCAAGCAAAAAATCAAATCCATTGATATTGGAACATGGAACCCCACCCAAATCATCATTACCGCAACAGCTGATCAACAAATCGAGCTTGAAAAGCTTGATTTTGACCGGAAGGGCGCATTTTTTGAATCCGTATTCGGTGTTAAACCCAAATTGAAAGGAAGATTAAAAATATGAAGTTTGATAATCCAGAATACTTCAATAGCCGTGAACTTAGTTGGCTTGACTTTGATAGTCGGGTCTTAGATGAAGCAAACGACACTAATAATCCCCTCTTGGAACGCCTTCGCTTCTTAGGCATTACCCAAAGTAATCTTGACGAGTTCTTTAACATCCGGGTCGCATCCCTTCACAAACTGGTTGCGGTTAACTACGAACAGCCAGATGCTGCTGGATTAACCCCCGCCCAACAACTAAAGGGAGTTTCCAAGAAGGCGCACCATTTAGTGGATACCCAATATAATATTTTATTTAATGAATTGCTTCCCCAATTAGCTAAAAAGAATATCCACATGCTTAAGATGGACCAACTAAGTAATCGACAAATTGACTTTTTAGATGATTACTTCCACCAAAAATTATATCCAGTGTTAACCCCACTTGCGGTGGATGTTTCAAGACCATTTCCATTCATTGCTAATAATACATTAAACATTGCATTGATCATCACTAAGAAGGGCCAAAATGAACAGGAATCTTTTGCTACCGTTCAGGTGCCGGATGTCTTTTCCAGAGTGATCAAGCTTCCGGACGCAAGCAACGACTTCATTTTATTAGAAGAGGTCATCAAGCACTACGCAGGTGAATTATTCGTTGGTTACACGGCCCATGACATGGCCTGCTTTAGGGTCACTCGTGACATGGATATCGAAGCGGATGAAGACACCTCAGATTTAATGCGCGAAATCAAGCATGAACTTAGGCAACGTGAACGGGGCCAGGTAATGCGATTAGAAATTGAATCCAGCATGAGTAATCAATTACGCAACCGTTTAATCAAGGAATACCAACTCGATGATGATGCAATTTACGTTGTCGATGGTCCAATTGACCTGACCCTAGTTAGCAAGTGGATCAAGCAAGTTCAACGACATAATAACTTGCTCTTTGATAAGTTTACGCCATACTTTCCAACCCCATTGCAAGATGAATCTATGTTTGACGCCATTTCTAAAAGCGATGTTTTCGTTCACCATCCCTATGACTCGTTCCAACCCGTCTTAAATTTCATCGACCAGGCTGCAAACGATCCGGATACACTGGCCATCAAGATGACCCTCTACCGGGTCTCACCCAATTCACCAATTATTAGATCACTTAAGCACGCCGCCCAAAATGGTAAGCAGGTCACCGCACTAGTTGAACTAAAAGCCCGCTTCGATGAGGCCAATAACCTTCATTGGGCTGATGAACTAGAACGGGCTGGGTGTCACGTTATTTATGGACTAGTCGGATTGAAGGTTCACAGTAAGTTAACCTTAATCGTCAGAAAAGAAGCGGATGGCATTAAGCGTTATATGCACATGGGAACTGGAAACTACAATGACGTCACCGCTCGCCTATACACTGATATGGGGATTTTTACAGATAACCAGGAAATGGGCATTGATGCCACTAACATCTTCAATATGTTATCGGGATTCTCGGAACCACCATACTTCCATAAGCTAACCATTTCACCAAATGGAATTCGGAATTACTTAATGGAACGTATTGATGACGAGATCGAAAACGTGAAGGCCGGTAAAAAGGGCTTGGTTAAAATGAAGATGAACTCACTATCGGACACGACCATTATCAAAAAACTATATGAGGCCAGTGCCGCCGGGGTTAAAATCGACCTAATCGTTCGCGGTATTTGTAATCTCCGGGTCGGAATCAAGGGCGTCAGTGATAACATTACGGTGCACTCACTAGTGGGCCAACTATTGGAACACAGCCGGATCTATTATTTCTACGCAGATGGCGAAGAAAAAGTCTTCCTATCTAGCGCTGATTTGATGAAACGAAACCTTAGTCGGCGGGTAGAATTACTCTTCCCAATCCTGCAGGATGATATTCGCGAACACATCATTCAAATTTACGATATTTTATGGGACGATAATGTTAAAACGCGCGTTCTACAGCCTGATGATTCATGGCCACACATTGCTCAAAACGGCGCAGAACCATTGAACGCCCAATCATTCTTAATTAAAAATCGTAAAAGAATTGCGAATGCATTATTCAAAAAGGATTTTGGCAGTTCAGCTAAGAAAAAGACCACTAAGTTCATGCCAATTCGTAACCACAATGGAAGGAAGCTTTAGGATATGGAACATTTTGCAGTAATTGATTTGGGCTCAAATTCAGCCCGCCTTGCCGTTACTAGAATCAAAGAAGACGGGACGTTTGAAAATATTATCGAACGCAAGGAGGCCGTACGCTTATCCGAAAACATGGGTGATGAAAAAGTCTTAAAACAACCCGCCATTGACCGAACAATTACGGCCTTGGAATCCTTTAAAGATGCTTTTAAGGACCTGCCTAACTTGACCATCCGGGCAGTCGCTACTGCAGCCACTCGAATGGCAGTAAATCAAGCTGACTTTTTAAATGAAGTCAAAACAAAGACTGGAATTACATTAGAAGTAATCCCTGGGACCAAAGAAGCTTATTACGACTATTTAGGGGTAATCAACTCCTTGCCCGTGGTAAATGGAATCATCATGGATACCGGTGGCGCTAGTACCGAACTAATCCTAGTGCAGAATAAACGCATCATTAACTTAATTAGTTTACCCGTCGGTTCAGTGACCCTTTCCGAAGCAGACGTTAACGCCGATAAACCATCAGCTGGCCAAATGTATCGGGTCTTTGACCAACTCAATGATATTTATAACGACATTTGGTGGCTCTATCGGGGAACGAACCTACCAATTATCGGGCTGGGCGGTTCCAATCGGACGCTAGCCAAAATTAAGCGTCGCAATGATCCAGATAAGTTACACTGGGATGATATCCACGGCTTCCATATGAACGCGCGGGAAGTAAAGGACATCTTCTTAAAATTAATGGACTCCACATTAGATGAACGTAAGGACATTCCCGGTTTATCTAAGGAACGGGCTGACATTATCGTTGGTGGCTTGGCCCCCGCAATGTCATTAATCTGGCGCCTTAATTCTGATCGAATGATTTTCTCGAAACAGGGATTGCGCTATGGTGTCCTCTACGAACACATTGAAAATCTTCGTAATGCGGGAACGATTGAGGCTCCTAAGCAAGCGGGGGCTTCAAATGATTAAATCTGATTTTGACGTTCAAGTTAAATTAACAATAATGTACTTAGTAGGAGTGGTTGTCGTATTCGCCCTGCTAGGGTACTTAATCTATAAGCATAAACGGATATTTACTAAGTTTACTGCTCCACTAATGGTCGTTATGCTAATCATGATCTACATCTTAGTAACCGTAATTCGATTATCATAGCAAAAAAACAGGTCAATTCGACCTGTTTTTTATTTGATAACCACTTTCGTTCCGGTTGGAACCTTTTGGTTAATCCACTTAGCATCTGGAATTGATAGGCGAATACAGCCATGTGAATTAGCCGTTTTCCCCAGTTGCCTAGCTTCTGATTTAATGTATTGCCCCTGTGCATTCGTGGGCACGGTATGGAATAAATAGATGCCATGGTCCTTCCAGGATGTCCAATAACGCGCCCCCTCCTTCGATGATTGATTATAGAAGAAATGGCCCCGCTCTGATTGAATATGATAAGTCCCACGCGGGGTTGAATTATGGGCTCCGGTGGATGCATTCATGGTATAAAGTACCTTGTTTTGAGGGCTCATTACATAGACGCGCTGTTGCTTAATCGATACTTTAAGCCAGTTATGATCACTCAATTGCATCTTTGGATATGGCTTATCTTCAGATGGTTGCCGCCAGTTGATGGTGGGTTGTTTTTTGGTTTGATTTTTAGCCGTAGTAGACTTGCTACTAGCTGAGTTGGTACTAGATTGACTAGTCGATTGCCGATGGGCTGATTGATTAGCACCACAGCCACCCAACGTCAGTATTAATAATAATGGAATTAATAGGATGCGCTTTTTCATTTCAATCCCCCTCTTGAAATTTAATTGTAGCTTGAAACTATTGGAAAATCAAAAAGGAGTGCCAGTAAGCACTCCCTAATCTTAAATGTATTGAACAATGGTCATTAAAATTGGTACTACGATAATAAATAACACGGTCGATGTCGTTACAATGTTAGTCGCATACTTAACATCCCCGTGCGAATCGGCGGCTAATACCGGTAGCACTGCCAACATTGGGGTTGCTGACTGGACGATCATTGTTTGCGATAACATGGCTGGCACATTGGCATCACGCGTGGCTACCAACATCAAAATGACCATCACGGCTGGCGATAAAACAAACCGCCCCAGCAACACTACGACGGTGTCGCGATCAAATTTAATGCTCTTTAGCCCAGCATCAGCTAATACAATCCCAATATAAATCAATGAAAGCGGGGTCACCAGGTTACCGACGTAGGTTAATGATTGTGCAATAAAGTCAACATGCAGGATTGGAATGTTCAATATTAAAAATACCAATGCCACCAAAAAACCGACCAACGGCATTGGTAACACTTGCTTCCAATTAATGCGGTTCTTACCAGCAGGGCAGGACTGCTTAGTAGGGTCATCATTACTGATTAAAAACACCCCGAACGCCCAAGTGGAAACCGTGTTAATGATGTAATACACCAGAAAGTACGTCATACTATTTTCTCCGAACAACGCAATATTCAGTGGCAAGCCAATGAAAATGGTATTAGCATTCACGATTGCGTTAATGAAAATTCCGCGCCGCCCCGCTCTGACCCGTAGGATCTTCACCAGAAGAAATGAAATTAAGTAACCAATTACAACCGAGATCAGTCCCCACAATAGGTAGCTAGAAAAACTAATTAATTTATCGCGAGTCAACTTAGTTAGTACTGAT includes:
- a CDS encoding acetyl-CoA C-acetyltransferase, producing the protein MEEVVIVSAVRTPIGKFGGALSNHSSVELGTIVTKEAIKRAALSPAQIDQVIFGNVLSAGAGQNIARQIQIQSDIPESKTAFTVNQVCGSGLRAVRSGQAAIAVGDAEIVVVGGTESMSNAPFLNHDMRFGHKMGAVNIEDSIQKDALTDAFSGAPMGLTAEKVAEQFNITRQQQDEFAFQSYQKAITAQDNGTFNDEIIPIDLPNGTQINSDESVRRDTNLAKLARLKPAFKAEGSVTAGNAASLNDGASALVLMTKQKALELGIHPLATINGYKETGIDPSIMGYAPYYAIKELAKSQGISVNAFEQVELNEAFAAQALAVINQLGIHRERVNATGGAIALGHPLGDSGSRIIVTLINNLKRNHQHRGLASLCIGGGMGMAIDISV
- a CDS encoding Ppx/GppA family phosphatase; translated protein: MEHFAVIDLGSNSARLAVTRIKEDGTFENIIERKEAVRLSENMGDEKVLKQPAIDRTITALESFKDAFKDLPNLTIRAVATAATRMAVNQADFLNEVKTKTGITLEVIPGTKEAYYDYLGVINSLPVVNGIIMDTGGASTELILVQNKRIINLISLPVGSVTLSEADVNADKPSAGQMYRVFDQLNDIYNDIWWLYRGTNLPIIGLGGSNRTLAKIKRRNDPDKLHWDDIHGFHMNAREVKDIFLKLMDSTLDERKDIPGLSKERADIIVGGLAPAMSLIWRLNSDRMIFSKQGLRYGVLYEHIENLRNAGTIEAPKQAGASND
- a CDS encoding exopolyphosphatase; this translates as MPVNINFSAIIVMGAQNIYVQVIDLTHAKVVEDTRYDIDLGEDVFSERVVHSDTVNEIATALNVIKDLLNEYHVSNYQFYATHAFHEAKNSEFVREQLEERSHFNIKWISQSQEALYRNLATNTYLKDFDKITQKNTLLIDISSGSVELIAYRDGKFTTSRTLKLGPLRVYEAMREIKESEPNYFAILRDYVDSRLIDFIRHFPDIKRTDNVILMGSSVAIIKPLISDLHKTLRFSNKEFNELYNEVKASNDQMLVQKYDVDEDDVPQILPFMTLLHELFKIFHPKRLWVSDLKFINGLTYDLLSKTSGNGKSHILRQQILISAHNLANQYQVEPRHQQFVEKFVLQLFDELKPLHGLNERDRLLIEIAAIVDDVGSFINNHNHYVHSEYIVKNSEIIGLSESELNMVAAISRYHSHKATSSALKHLENMNIDRRMRIMKLSAILRIADALDASRKQKIKSIDIGTWNPTQIIITATADQQIELEKLDFDRKGAFFESVFGVKPKLKGRLKI
- a CDS encoding RNA degradosome polyphosphate kinase is translated as MKFDNPEYFNSRELSWLDFDSRVLDEANDTNNPLLERLRFLGITQSNLDEFFNIRVASLHKLVAVNYEQPDAAGLTPAQQLKGVSKKAHHLVDTQYNILFNELLPQLAKKNIHMLKMDQLSNRQIDFLDDYFHQKLYPVLTPLAVDVSRPFPFIANNTLNIALIITKKGQNEQESFATVQVPDVFSRVIKLPDASNDFILLEEVIKHYAGELFVGYTAHDMACFRVTRDMDIEADEDTSDLMREIKHELRQRERGQVMRLEIESSMSNQLRNRLIKEYQLDDDAIYVVDGPIDLTLVSKWIKQVQRHNNLLFDKFTPYFPTPLQDESMFDAISKSDVFVHHPYDSFQPVLNFIDQAANDPDTLAIKMTLYRVSPNSPIIRSLKHAAQNGKQVTALVELKARFDEANNLHWADELERAGCHVIYGLVGLKVHSKLTLIVRKEADGIKRYMHMGTGNYNDVTARLYTDMGIFTDNQEMGIDATNIFNMLSGFSEPPYFHKLTISPNGIRNYLMERIDDEIENVKAGKKGLVKMKMNSLSDTTIIKKLYEASAAGVKIDLIVRGICNLRVGIKGVSDNITVHSLVGQLLEHSRIYYFYADGEEKVFLSSADLMKRNLSRRVELLFPILQDDIREHIIQIYDILWDDNVKTRVLQPDDSWPHIAQNGAEPLNAQSFLIKNRKRIANALFKKDFGSSAKKKTTKFMPIRNHNGRKL
- a CDS encoding AEC family transporter, giving the protein MGVLWSSIQSVLVVVLIMALGYILRNTGWFADSFGGNIAKFIKNIALPASIFVSVLTKLTRDKLISFSSYLLWGLISVVIGYLISFLLVKILRVRAGRRGIFINAIVNANTIFIGLPLNIALFGENSMTYFLVYYIINTVSTWAFGVFLISNDDPTKQSCPAGKNRINWKQVLPMPLVGFLVALVFLILNIPILHVDFIAQSLTYVGNLVTPLSLIYIGIVLADAGLKSIKFDRDTVVVLLGRFVLSPAVMVILMLVATRDANVPAMLSQTMIVQSATPMLAVLPVLAADSHGDVKYATNIVTTSTVLFIIVVPILMTIVQYI
- a CDS encoding L,D-transpeptidase, which produces MKKRILLIPLLLILTLGGCGANQSAHRQSTSQSSTNSASSKSTTAKNQTKKQPTINWRQPSEDKPYPKMQLSDHNWLKVSIKQQRVYVMSPQNKVLYTMNASTGAHNSTPRGTYHIQSERGHFFYNQSSKEGARYWTSWKDHGIYLFHTVPTNAQGQYIKSEARQLGKTANSHGCIRLSIPDAKWINQKVPTGTKVVIK